The genomic region TGTGTGCCCATCGCGGCCCTGGTGGTTGATGCTCATGGCGTTTTGGCTCAGCAGGAACGTCACCATCTCCAGGTTTTTGCCGTAGGTGCAGGCACTGAGAGAACAGACACGGGCACAGACTGTCATATTATAATATACAGTGACCATGAAAAAAAACGATGAAGATAGCAAgatggatgagtggatgagttaCCTGTGAAAAGCTGTCTCACTGAAGATGTTTTCCTTTGACAGGCTCTCTGTACCTGACAGCTGAATAATCTCCTTCACCACCTCAAACTTACCATTGTAGCAAGCCCTGTGAGGGCAACCGGAGGAGAAAGGACACAAAAACAGTAAGACATACAACAAGACTGGATAATCAGTATGCGTTCTGAGTATTATACTGTATCCTGTAACATTATAATTTTGGTAGTCATTATATTCATACATTTTGACCTGATGATCAAAACAGACTCTCCATAAACCCATGAAGATTCTTCCAGTAGCAATTCTAGTGCACATGCCCAAACTTTGACCCAAAGTAATTCTACAGTGATATTATATGATATAGTAACTGCTAGACTATCAggattgtttgtgtgcatctcagCTATGCCACTCACAGGTGGAGCGGAGTGTCCCCATAGATGTTCACGGAGTGTGAATGCATGCCGAAGTTGCCCTGGAGCAAGAAGCGCACCACCTCCTGGTGGCCAAAGCGTGCACAGAAGTGCAGTGGAACGTGGTCCTCGTTATCCTGGGCATTCACTGTGTGCGGACAAACTAGACCGTTTGTGGTCTGTGCACACTTCTCATCAAGACATTAATAAGAAGACCACTCAATTCACCCCATTCAAATAGTCATTAAAAGGTCGCAGTGATGCTACAAATGGGCATTccaatgtgtgtttgaaagcgAAGCTTGTGTATTATATGAAAATATATTCCTATGCTCGTATGGATATATTTGTCCCTTCATCCGGTACATGTCTCTCTTATATTCTACCGTCAATCTTTCCCCCATCCTCCATCAGCAGCTTGACGATATTCAGGAAGCCCTTGGCAGCCGCCAGGTGAAGAGGCCGGTCTCCGACCTCCCCGCTCACGTTTACATCTGCTCCAAACTTCAGCAGCAGCTTGGCCACCTGTGGTAGACGAGAATAGAGATTCACACTGTGACCGTAGGTACAGAGTGACCCAATTTTAAAGAAAATCAGGATGGAGTGTGGACAGAGTGCCTGCCTGTCAAACAAGCTTGTTTCGGAGAGCAGAAATAGCCTCAGCCAGGGCGATGATTACCTGCTCGTGTCCATGGTATGCTGCTATGTGCAGGGGAGTAAAGAACACAGCATCCTGGACATTGACATACGCTCCATGCTGTAGAAGAATATCCACAGCCTGCACAGATAAACAAATATGCTTAAGGTGGGGTTTCAAAAGGATAGTTCAAAATTGTCAATTCTCGACCTCAGAGTTGCATAAATTGCAAGCAAAACATAATTGATCACCAAGAACTAGCCATGTTGTGGAATAGCTATGATCTACAATAAGAGATACTGCTCAGATAGAGaactaactttttttttgttccaccaaaacaaaaaacaaaataacaaaacaaaacacagaccaGTTGGCACAAGGATGGCTGGATCATCTCTTTATATTCATGTTCATCCTCCTGAAACATAGTCTGAAATCCATTCAGCTACTGTGTACCTGTGCAGCAGTGTAAGGCAGAGAAAGGCACGCACCTCGAGGTGCCTGGCCATTGTGGCGATGTGTAGGGCTGTGAGGGCTCCATAGCCAACCTGCTGGATGTCTGCGCCTCCATGGAGGAGGGCAGTCACAAGCTCTGCATTGTCCTTGAGTTACAAATCGAAAAACACAATCACGTTTTTTCCTCTTGAAACAACTTCCCAACATGTTCATGTATGTTCCATCAAGGCATGTCTCATGCATGCCACCATGTGGACAAGTCAAGTTATGGTGAAATGTGGTTATAGAATTACAACAATAAAGCACATGGGCCCTCATGCATTTAGACTACCATGTGCAGTGAAAGGTACATGTATTGTAAATGGGCCAGTGCAGATGTTTACAGCGCCATTATGGATTAGCTTTCTGATCGCTAATCAGCTACCATTAATGGCCATACATATCCACCTCACAGGGATTACAGGGATTAGTTGAGAAGTGCACTTTAGTCCTTGCCTTGTATGCAGCGAAGTGCAGGGCTGTGAATCCATTCCGGGTCAGTCTGGAAGCCCGGAGGCCTTTCAGCATCAAGGCTCTGACGTGGGTTTTGTTGCCTGCCCAGATAAAGCACACTACTGTATGACTGTGAAAATGCCAAATTAGGTGTGTAATTAATTATATATTACATCATTAAATACgacatattattatattataatgcTAATAAATGATACATAGTCCTCATAGTGCCTAGTTAGTGACACTTGTTGAGACCTTTCTCTCCCATCACATACCTCCACATATGCAGCTGAGGTGTAAAAGGGACAGGCCACTCTCTGTGCGGTAGTTTAAGTTCACTTTATTGAAGGCCTCGTCAGAGCTGCAAAATCAAATGAAAAGGACCCCGTGGAAGGAACTGCATTAACAGCAATGACCTATTTAATAAAAGCAGGTCACTCACCGCGCACAGAGCTGAAGTAAGGAAATTAGTGGCTTTAGTGTGCCATGGTCTTGCCAGGTTCCAGTGCAGTAAATACTCCTAGGGGACTCCTACCTGAAGACATGCTTGAGCTCCGTCAACTCGCTCTCTTTGATTCGCAGATCATCCTCCAGCCTCTCGATTATTACCGAGTAGGACTCACTGACTTTCTTCTTCCATTCATCTTTACAAACACATCATCAGGGTCTTGCGTCATGAGGTTTATATCAATACTGACATATTCAATCTTATACTATCTTATTATCTTATACAGTATGATGAAGGCAAGTGTGAAGAAATAGCTTTTGCTTAAAACATCCCAGTAGCTTCTCTGTTTTGCACAGCACAAATTCTAGTTGTGCATTTGTGACTATAATAATTTTTTCAAAAAGTACACTCCAGAATTTACATGGGTAAAACTAGATTATGATAACCCATATCCCATGGTTACCTGTACACGTTTGTGTGGGCCTTGATTTATAATTCCCCATTGGACGCTCAGCtttttgtttgatttctttGTTGTGCTCGTGGAGAAGACGCCCGACACCATGCAGTACTTTTGGTGTCTGACACAATAGGCGAGGAGCAGATAAAAACAGGATCATGGCCCCCTACTAAAAATAACCTCGCCTCCGAGAGGAATGCCTGACTACAATGACAGCTGATTCCCCTCCGAGAGCGTGCCTCTACTACAGatagagcacgcacacacacacacacacacacacacactcacacacactcacacacacataggccgaGCTGTGGCTTCGTTTAAACAACAGGTGCCCATTTTCCAGTAAACCCGTGCAACCCTTAAAGCAACAAGCTGCATTTATGACACTCAAATCACTCTACTCTGACATTTCACTTAATTTTCACCTCTGCTGCGGAAAACTAGCGTTTGACTggcattttttcattttcatgacTGAGTCACCCTATTCTGTTCCCTTCAAACTGGGCACTAAGTAGGGGCTTAAAATGCATCCTGGGACATGGCATGAAGCCTTTTCTTGTGGGAGGTTTTCAGGAGGAAAAATTAAAGCTCTACTTGATTAACATTTCACATTCTCACAATTCATTCATCCTATACCGTGGTCCTGGAGCTGAGGTGTAAAGAATTAGCTTAAATGCATTCTGAAAGATTATTTAAAGCTACTGCTGGTGGCGTTCTTCCGAGCAGACTTTAATCTCTATTTGGTAAGACTGAAGGATACTGAGGCTTTCCAACACTTTGCCAGATGCAGCACGACACTTCACAGGGATTCCAGAGCAACCTAATCTAAGACAGGCCAACACTGTATCTCACATAGAGCTGTGTGTAGTGACTATTCATAGGACTGTAAAGAAAGTATACATGGAATAATGAACAGTTTAAGTAAATTTCGTTTAAGAAAGTTGTTTAATTCAATAAATAACTCATCATTAATTTGCTCTTCTTCAATAATCAAATACTTCCATGATCATTCGTCAAGATTTAAACCAAACAAATTGTATTATATTAAACCTGATTtcaattacattaaatatacatgtTCTTTTTTATACAGTATACCAGCCCAGTACAAAACCTAAGGACACACAAACTGATTCCctctggataaaagcatctactAAAAGAATGACATTTAAAATGGAAAAAACTCTGAGCTCTCTAGCCTTGCAAAAATATTGGCTGTGATTAATGAAACCTTATCCcatttttttctgaaatttcttatgcacacactattacatAACATCATTATTTGGCCAACGTACACGATCGAATGTTTCTATTTTACTTCTCTTTCGTAATGTCCTCATAGAGGCCCCTTCTGAACCTCAGCATCTCCTCCAGGTTTTTGTTCTGCAGGGCCTCCTGCAGTGAGACAAGCCTGAGGTCCTTGAGCGTCGGGACTGTGGAGTTTCCCCGCAGAGCCAGGACCATCTGCAGGCTCGTGGAGACTGAACTCCTCAGGTCAGGGCAGACTGGGAAGATGCAGGCGATCCACAGGCTGCATGCAGATTTGTCTCCAGAGAAACGCAGGCTCTCCAGAGACAGGCCCCAGCGCTCTGCACACTCCACTAGGCTTGCTCCAAAGTACTTCAGGGAACTCGCTTCAGCAGGACTGGCTACACTGAGCTTGAGGTTGTCCTTTATGCTGAAAGCGACCGTCACAAACCCGACGCTCCCATTTAGGTCGACGGATAGTGAGTGCATAAAGGTTTGGCAGGGAACTGACAGTCCTGCGTCAACCCAGCACCCGCTAACGATCGACTTTTCACCTACTGTAACATCTGCGCCGAGCCTGGAGAACTCCACTACTGACCCTGGGGACACGACCGCACTGGGATGCAAAACACTGTGCATAACACAAGCCACGGGGGACCCCGGGTCTTTGCAGTCACAGACGCTAAAGGCAATGGGCAGAAGGCCTAGTTCCTCTCTGAGAGAAGGATCCTCAGTCAGGTGAAAGAGGTACTCCTCGGTGGTACCGATGTGGTAAAACTTTGAGTTGTTGAGCAGGATGACATTAAGAGGGGTGCCTTTCAGgcgattaaatattttctgCCGGATGTCCACCAGGCTGCTCTCCTTCGTGGTGACGTTGGCGCTGTTGTTAGTGTATGCTACAGTGGCTCCCGGCCCCAGAGCCTGGAGAAAGTCCCCATATGCATCCACCTCACAGGTTAATGGCTCaacttctttgagcacgttcaGCAGAGTCATTGAAGTAGAGTAGTCCATATAGTACGTGCTGTCTGTGTACACAAATTCTGCATCGCTTACAGACTCACAGTTGTCCTGTCTACTGCGAACTGCACCTGTTTTATGCATTTTATCAACACTTGGCTTGTGCAAAAACTGCTGGCAGGACGTATATACCATCTCAGAGATTCCAGAGTTTTCCCCAGAatccaacacaaacaccccaTGCCCTGTACCGATGGTCAGCGAAGAAGGGTGGGCCAAAGCCATGAAACCGGATCTGTTGAACTTGATGCTCTGCCCTTCTGGGATGCTGTAGAGTTCAATGTCGTCTGCACACGTCACCAGCAAACCTGGCTTCATGTGGACAGGGAAGTCGACATACAGAGCCAGCTTGAGCTCCAGCATCTGATACAGAGGTTCTCCACATGGAAGGGCAGTGAAGATCTTTCCCAAAGCGCTGGCACTGGGCAGACGTTGGCTGAATCCACCTGTGGAAACACAGTGCCATGCTATAACTCACACATCATACCCAAAGGTTCATGTATAAGTGCAGTCTTTTCCACAATCAACTTTTGTCTTCAATAAACTGAATCAAGCTCCAAACATTACAGTATTGGAGGATGGAGGATAAttcttacatttagtcatttaaaagGCTCTTATTCTTGCGCAACTTCACCAACTCACAAAGTGCTTGGATTACTTGGAAGTAAATTTCAAGGTATACAAAATCCAGCAAGACAcaaatttttatttaattcagtGTTCAAAGTTCAACGTGTTTTGGCACACTGTTCTTTGTCAGGCTAACCCAAACGATACAGTATAAGTAAACGTCACAAACCTGCATGGATCAGGATCACTCTGGATGAAAATAAGGCCTTGCCATACATTTTCTCAAGGTGCTGAAGTGAATAAAGAGTTGAACCTCCATTTCCTATAATCACACAGCAGAAAAAGGTTGATAAATTGTCAAAACAGAACATATCAAAATGGAGACTGAGAGATTGGCTACCCACCGATTTTACAGCCAGGTGGATCTGCAAACACGTGATAGGGAACACCAAGAGGTAGTTCTTTTCTGCCAAGTTTGTCTTTGATCTGAAGTTCATAAGAAACTCTCTGATCTTCATCCACAGCTGTGAGAACAACAAGGTCCCAGAATTCTCCAGGATTCACCTCTTTACCTGCATATGGTTGACAAAAATATGGACATAGTGGCAAGTTGAATTGATCTGTA from Clupea harengus chromosome 10, Ch_v2.0.2, whole genome shotgun sequence harbors:
- the fpgt gene encoding fucose-1-phosphate guanylyltransferase, translating into MTERGNEMLQRATREKLEKFNKIRGKEVNPGEFWDLVVLTAVDEDQRVSYELQIKDKLGRKELPLGVPYHVFADPPGCKIGNGGSTLYSLQHLEKMYGKALFSSRVILIHAGGFSQRLPSASALGKIFTALPCGEPLYQMLELKLALYVDFPVHMKPGLLVTCADDIELYSIPEGQSIKFNRSGFMALAHPSSLTIGTGHGVFVLDSGENSGISEMVYTSCQQFLHKPSVDKMHKTGAVRSRQDNCESVSDAEFVYTDSTYYMDYSTSMTLLNVLKEVEPLTCEVDAYGDFLQALGPGATVAYTNNSANVTTKESSLVDIRQKIFNRLKGTPLNVILLNNSKFYHIGTTEEYLFHLTEDPSLREELGLLPIAFSVCDCKDPGSPVACVMHSVLHPSAVVSPGSVVEFSRLGADVTVGEKSIVSGCWVDAGLSVPCQTFMHSLSVDLNGSVGFVTVAFSIKDNLKLSVASPAEASSLKYFGASLVECAERWGLSLESLRFSGDKSACSLWIACIFPVCPDLRSSVSTSLQMVLALRGNSTVPTLKDLRLVSLQEALQNKNLEEMLRFRRGLYEDITKEK